A single window of Synechococcus sp. CBW1004 DNA harbors:
- the cbiD gene encoding cobalt-precorrin-5B (C(1))-methyltransferase CbiD has product MPAAAPSSLSHRPHGYTLPVWVAAGAAASLAVLLGEEVPAETELQLSDDETTLEAIPVKAGARLSDGWVLAETICDPGDGLDLTRGLLVWVFARLEPRSEPLEAGKAAWRLEAGEGVGVDAGSGELCSSAYARRLLDINLSGRIPAECELRLRLVLPAGRRLAERTSNAAFGVVDGLALIGTQAETQASADPDQLERTLATLRQRLDAPDFAGDLVLVIGENGLDLAPRLGLPAHLLIKCGNWLGPVLVAAGQGGVRRLLLFGYQGKLIKLAGGIFHTHHHLADGRLEILTAHAALEGLSGDALRDLHAAATVEAGLSGLDRHDGALAERVRRRVATTIETRCLDYLDRHGATGAAVGAVLFDRSRRIRAWGPVGERLLRELGGDIDARTAAQSAPRVQAEP; this is encoded by the coding sequence ATGCCTGCCGCGGCGCCGTCCTCCCTGTCCCATCGTCCGCATGGATACACGTTGCCGGTCTGGGTGGCGGCAGGTGCTGCGGCCTCGCTTGCGGTGCTGCTGGGGGAGGAGGTCCCCGCAGAGACGGAGCTGCAGCTGAGCGACGACGAAACGACGCTTGAGGCCATCCCCGTGAAGGCGGGCGCCCGGCTGAGCGACGGCTGGGTCCTGGCCGAGACGATCTGCGATCCCGGCGACGGGCTCGACCTCACCCGCGGTCTGCTGGTCTGGGTGTTCGCCCGGCTGGAGCCGCGCTCCGAGCCCCTCGAAGCGGGCAAGGCGGCCTGGAGGCTGGAAGCCGGCGAGGGGGTGGGCGTCGATGCCGGCAGCGGCGAACTCTGCAGCTCGGCCTATGCGCGCCGGCTGCTGGACATCAACCTCAGCGGGCGCATCCCCGCCGAGTGCGAGTTGCGGCTGCGGCTGGTACTGCCCGCAGGCCGCCGCCTGGCAGAGCGCACCAGCAACGCCGCCTTCGGAGTGGTGGACGGCCTGGCTCTGATCGGCACCCAGGCGGAAACCCAGGCCAGCGCCGATCCGGATCAGCTGGAACGGACGCTTGCAACCCTGCGTCAGCGGCTGGACGCTCCCGACTTCGCCGGCGACCTGGTGCTGGTGATCGGCGAGAACGGCCTCGACCTGGCCCCCCGTCTGGGCCTGCCGGCGCACCTGCTGATCAAATGCGGCAACTGGCTCGGCCCCGTGCTGGTGGCGGCCGGCCAGGGAGGAGTCCGGCGACTGCTGCTGTTCGGCTATCAGGGCAAGCTGATCAAGCTGGCCGGAGGGATCTTCCACACCCACCACCACCTGGCCGACGGCCGCCTCGAGATCCTCACGGCCCACGCAGCCCTCGAAGGCCTGAGCGGCGACGCCCTGCGCGACCTGCATGCAGCCGCCACGGTGGAGGCGGGGCTCAGTGGGCTCGACCGGCATGACGGGGCGCTGGCCGAGCGGGTACGCCGCCGCGTGGCCACCACCATCGAGACGCGCTGCCTCGACTACCTGGATCGCCACGGCGCCACGGGAGCTGCCGTGGGGGCGGTGCTGTTCGACCGCAGCCGCCGCATCCGCGCCTGGGGTCCGGTGGGAGAGAGGCTGCTGCGGGAGCTGGGCGGAGACATCGACGCGAGGACCGCCGCGCAGTCGGCTCCTAGGGTGCAGGCAGAACCTTGA